The following proteins come from a genomic window of Flavobacterium crocinum:
- a CDS encoding regulatory protein RecX, translated as MKNPAKDTFTPKEALQKLEHFCAYQERCHSEVVEKLYSLKMTSDEIDTIVVQLIEGNFLNETRFACSFARGKHRIKQWGKVRITNELKARHISSTNITLALKEILLEEYFETFENLAEKCWNNLTETNLLKKRKKFCDYMLRRGYESNLVYEKVQELEQS; from the coding sequence ATGAAAAACCCGGCGAAAGACACTTTTACTCCAAAAGAAGCTTTACAAAAATTAGAGCATTTTTGTGCGTATCAGGAGCGCTGTCACAGCGAAGTAGTGGAAAAATTGTATAGTCTGAAAATGACTTCGGATGAAATTGATACTATTGTGGTTCAGCTCATAGAAGGGAATTTTCTTAATGAAACCCGCTTTGCGTGTAGTTTTGCCCGTGGCAAACACCGAATCAAACAATGGGGTAAGGTTAGAATTACAAACGAACTAAAAGCAAGACATATTTCATCGACGAACATCACTTTGGCCTTAAAAGAAATTTTGTTAGAAGAATATTTTGAAACGTTTGAAAATCTGGCTGAAAAATGCTGGAACAATTTAACCGAAACCAATCTTTTAAAAAAGCGTAAAAAGTTTTGTGACTATATGCTTCGAAGAGGTTACGAAAGTAATTTGGTTTACGAAAAAGTTCAGGAACTGGAACAAAGTTAA
- a CDS encoding Ig-like domain-containing protein yields MKKTLLLILFLLPFLGFSQIVDLVTWDSPSNFDAHILVSTSQVSAPKITGNNLMTSNSAGYYTNQWPVGNTINPAKYIQIGIKAEQGYKIDLTALRYAHLISNGLSDSPRKYQVRYSRDVSFPSDGTILLDNQTITAQKTNEIIYFPTGFTLLPGETIYFRFYAYARENVYWDGAGWGLVNSHLTSDGTYHLPTITGNVSPYIPTLTANNDTATTIQNNFTVINVLNNDLTGTNPISSVDIQSPPANGTVVVTPDNKIKFTPATDFVGLTSFIYRIGDGTNTSTATVNVTVNAPTTSSLVEWSGPDDTLPNIIAPANAVAADPFTVGPGTTLQLQPKGDGYNGYGWSTQFSIDESKYFEFTTSAKTGYKLKLDKFNFTYTPDANHFIERYQVRYSKDKDFATSFLLVDETTNAGKTNKSLDLSNITLYPDEKITIRIYGYKFKPGEYPNSPIFLANGVSKSPAGTVPTITGTVLNYDATELNANDDLVSTQEKRAISFDPLANDIHTTGASITFTQPSSAAGTVSANGNIFTFTPNDNFKGITSFTYTLTNGTKNSTATVSVYVNELTPRLIIWNGALMTPKAVVTDPNIIGNDITAGGNGVTLSPYANEFFVRGLENNGSTAENLNRYIQVSVTPKQKYNLTLSQFKFIYNSPGSQGATMFQVRYSTDPNFADNGTVLLGPTVAVKDTDREITLNFPAGTRVLSNKNETFYIRIYPYAVIDQSNGYFILKNGYGGDIGPTITGVVEPSNLITAVADAATVSSTEATPIPILANDENYTPLVSITTTQPAVGGTVQVNGTTNVIFTPTPGFTGTSTFEYTIYNGLNYSTATVTLNVKCEAPGNQTAFGTNSWIGYVYKLANTAPMPPNSSYPALPSTTITTYIGRVTENKNFDRDMGDGAVSGLTTEIPCEAAPTDRFLVRYKMKVDITEAGLYHFNLGSDDGVALYIDNVEVLREWYARGYVTNSFTRNMDAGTYEFVLEYYEDGGLARNSFSFGIPKGDPSEYGDKVWNVYGYENADITLTNVKYAGYYVDPNTSPDSRIYWPVDKSPSAATIWQGVKLPDNYFTTVYKRKGFECGRYQLQSITHDDGIEIYIDDNLIYSENGWNPNSFMINNGTTYALNSNSRVEIRVREDAGDANLAINFIKNDVVNNGGSIGTVESGSSLVIKGNTTLSSDLTVCSCTIDPNYTLTVPEGVTLTVDENITVGANGKLLVQSGGSLLQTTTSTTMFSGSIDAFEIQRETYVRRYDGTYWSMPVTHPGFKMVNFSPNTLADKYLIYNPSKGWEVNYGGTEEMKTGKGYGIRAPQSHPIDTQQLFRGVFTGTPNNGDIPVTVEKGLWNLVGNPYPSAIDADTFLRNNTGVGAIYLWAHQNLPVQNGSGDGKYYYTDDFNIYNSLGTTTGNPYKRFEGSIAAAQGFLIKAPANTTIINFNNLQRKSGNNSQFYKTTASAIERNRVWINLTNTTGTFKQILLGYATGATNVIDVDFDALSMASTNAVDFYSINSSKKMVIQGRALPFLKTDTVPLGVILTAKGEYTIAIDHADGFFNDGQDIFLQDKTTGKTTNLRLANYTFTSEAGSFNSRFVLRYTDNTLGTDDFENNADGIFVAVKNKTINISSSNELINEVTVYNLLGQEVFSKKKISSNALEISNLQTGNQVLLVKTALENGSVSTKKIIMN; encoded by the coding sequence ATGAAAAAAACTCTACTTTTAATTTTATTTTTATTGCCTTTCTTGGGATTTTCCCAAATTGTTGATTTGGTCACCTGGGATAGTCCTAGCAACTTTGATGCTCATATTTTAGTTTCAACTTCACAAGTATCTGCACCAAAAATTACAGGAAACAATCTTATGACCTCAAATTCCGCAGGATATTATACTAATCAATGGCCTGTTGGTAATACAATAAATCCGGCTAAATACATTCAAATAGGAATTAAAGCAGAACAAGGATATAAAATTGATTTAACAGCATTAAGATATGCTCATTTAATTTCAAACGGGCTATCAGATTCACCTAGAAAATATCAGGTTCGATATTCCAGAGATGTCTCTTTTCCATCAGATGGAACAATTCTTCTGGACAATCAAACTATAACAGCACAAAAAACTAATGAAATTATCTATTTCCCTACTGGATTTACTTTATTACCAGGCGAAACAATATATTTTCGTTTTTATGCCTATGCCCGTGAGAATGTATATTGGGATGGCGCTGGCTGGGGATTGGTAAATTCACATTTAACAAGTGACGGAACTTACCACCTGCCTACAATAACAGGTAATGTATCCCCTTACATTCCGACTTTAACCGCTAATAACGACACAGCTACCACTATTCAAAATAACTTTACTGTAATCAATGTTTTAAACAATGATTTAACAGGAACTAATCCAATATCATCTGTAGACATCCAATCTCCACCAGCGAATGGAACTGTAGTTGTAACTCCTGATAATAAAATAAAATTCACTCCTGCTACTGATTTTGTAGGATTAACATCTTTCATCTATAGGATTGGAGATGGAACAAATACGTCTACAGCTACCGTAAATGTAACTGTTAATGCACCTACTACCTCTTCGCTTGTTGAATGGAGTGGTCCAGATGATACATTACCTAACATTATTGCTCCTGCTAATGCAGTAGCCGCAGACCCCTTCACAGTTGGACCTGGAACAACTTTACAACTACAACCAAAAGGTGACGGTTATAATGGATATGGCTGGTCCACACAATTTAGTATTGATGAATCTAAATACTTTGAATTTACAACTTCTGCCAAAACAGGATACAAACTCAAACTTGACAAATTCAACTTTACTTATACTCCAGATGCAAATCATTTTATCGAAAGATATCAAGTAAGATACTCGAAAGATAAAGATTTTGCTACAAGTTTTTTACTAGTTGATGAAACAACAAATGCAGGCAAAACAAATAAATCTTTAGATTTATCCAATATAACATTATACCCAGATGAGAAAATAACAATTCGTATTTACGGTTATAAATTTAAACCCGGAGAATATCCCAACTCTCCAATATTTTTAGCCAATGGTGTAAGTAAGTCACCTGCAGGTACTGTTCCTACAATTACAGGAACTGTTTTAAACTATGATGCAACAGAGCTAAATGCAAATGACGACCTTGTGTCTACTCAGGAAAAAAGAGCTATTTCTTTTGATCCACTAGCAAACGACATTCATACAACCGGAGCCTCAATAACTTTTACACAACCTTCGTCAGCAGCAGGAACTGTTTCTGCAAACGGCAATATTTTCACATTTACTCCAAATGATAATTTTAAAGGTATAACTTCATTTACTTACACATTAACAAATGGAACTAAGAATTCTACCGCAACTGTATCAGTTTATGTTAATGAACTTACTCCAAGATTAATCATATGGAACGGCGCTTTAATGACTCCAAAAGCAGTAGTTACAGATCCAAATATAATTGGAAACGACATTACAGCGGGAGGAAATGGAGTAACTTTAAGTCCATATGCAAATGAATTTTTTGTTAGAGGTTTGGAAAATAACGGATCAACCGCCGAAAATTTAAACCGATATATACAAGTAAGCGTAACACCAAAGCAAAAATACAACCTGACTCTATCGCAATTTAAATTTATATACAATTCGCCAGGAAGCCAAGGAGCTACTATGTTTCAGGTACGCTATTCTACAGATCCTAATTTTGCAGACAATGGTACCGTTTTACTAGGACCAACAGTAGCAGTAAAAGATACCGACAGAGAAATCACTTTAAACTTCCCTGCCGGCACAAGAGTTTTAAGCAATAAGAATGAAACTTTTTATATCAGAATTTATCCTTACGCCGTTATAGACCAATCTAACGGTTATTTTATACTAAAAAATGGTTACGGCGGAGATATCGGTCCAACAATTACCGGAGTTGTAGAACCATCCAATTTAATTACTGCAGTTGCTGATGCTGCAACCGTTAGTTCTACTGAAGCGACTCCTATTCCGATCCTGGCAAATGACGAAAACTATACACCATTAGTTTCTATAACAACAACCCAGCCAGCTGTAGGAGGAACGGTTCAGGTAAATGGCACAACGAATGTAATATTTACACCTACACCAGGTTTTACAGGAACATCTACTTTTGAGTACACTATTTACAATGGATTGAATTATTCTACTGCAACTGTAACCTTAAATGTAAAATGTGAGGCTCCAGGAAATCAAACAGCTTTTGGGACTAATTCCTGGATTGGATATGTTTACAAACTAGCCAATACAGCTCCTATGCCTCCAAACAGCTCTTATCCTGCTTTACCAAGTACTACTATTACTACTTACATTGGAAGAGTAACTGAAAATAAAAATTTTGACAGAGACATGGGTGATGGTGCTGTTAGCGGACTTACGACAGAAATCCCTTGCGAAGCTGCTCCTACTGATCGCTTTCTGGTACGTTACAAAATGAAAGTTGACATTACTGAAGCCGGTCTATATCATTTTAATCTTGGAAGTGATGATGGAGTAGCATTATACATAGACAATGTAGAAGTCTTAAGAGAATGGTATGCCCGTGGTTATGTGACAAATTCTTTTACAAGAAACATGGATGCAGGAACTTACGAATTTGTATTAGAATATTATGAAGACGGCGGTTTAGCAAGAAATTCTTTCTCATTTGGCATTCCAAAAGGAGATCCATCTGAATATGGAGATAAAGTCTGGAATGTTTATGGTTATGAAAATGCCGACATAACATTAACCAATGTAAAATATGCAGGTTATTATGTCGATCCAAATACAAGTCCTGATTCAAGAATATATTGGCCAGTAGACAAATCTCCTTCAGCCGCTACAATCTGGCAAGGTGTTAAACTACCTGACAACTATTTTACAACAGTTTACAAACGTAAAGGTTTTGAATGTGGACGTTATCAATTGCAAAGTATTACGCATGATGATGGCATAGAAATTTATATCGATGACAACTTGATATATTCAGAAAATGGCTGGAATCCTAACTCTTTCATGATCAACAACGGGACTACTTATGCTTTAAACAGTAACTCAAGAGTCGAAATTCGTGTAAGAGAAGATGCGGGTGATGCTAATCTTGCTATTAATTTTATAAAAAATGATGTAGTAAATAATGGAGGTTCAATTGGAACAGTTGAAAGTGGAAGCAGTTTGGTTATTAAAGGCAATACAACACTATCCTCAGATCTTACTGTTTGTTCCTGTACTATTGATCCAAACTACACTTTAACCGTACCGGAAGGCGTTACACTAACGGTAGATGAAAATATTACTGTAGGAGCAAATGGAAAATTACTTGTACAAAGTGGCGGATCATTATTACAAACGACTACAAGCACAACAATGTTTTCCGGAAGTATAGACGCTTTTGAAATTCAAAGAGAAACCTATGTACGTCGTTATGACGGAACTTACTGGTCTATGCCTGTAACACACCCTGGTTTTAAAATGGTCAATTTCTCACCGAACACTTTAGCAGATAAATATTTAATTTACAATCCTTCGAAAGGATGGGAAGTTAATTATGGTGGAACAGAGGAAATGAAAACAGGTAAAGGTTACGGTATCAGAGCTCCTCAATCGCATCCAATTGACACACAACAACTATTTAGAGGAGTATTTACAGGAACTCCAAATAATGGAGATATTCCGGTAACTGTTGAAAAAGGATTATGGAATTTAGTTGGAAATCCTTATCCTTCAGCTATAGATGCAGACACGTTCCTAAGAAATAATACAGGTGTAGGGGCAATATATTTATGGGCTCATCAAAATCTTCCGGTTCAAAATGGTTCGGGAGATGGTAAGTATTATTACACAGACGATTTTAATATTTATAATAGTTTAGGAACCACAACAGGAAACCCATACAAGCGTTTCGAAGGATCCATAGCCGCTGCACAGGGATTTCTTATAAAAGCACCTGCAAATACAACTATTATAAACTTTAATAATCTTCAGCGTAAATCTGGGAATAATAGTCAGTTTTATAAAACAACGGCATCTGCTATTGAGAGAAACCGCGTATGGATTAATCTAACAAACACTACAGGGACATTTAAACAAATCCTGTTAGGATATGCTACCGGAGCAACCAATGTGATCGATGTTGATTTTGATGCTTTATCAATGGCAAGTACTAATGCTGTAGATTTCTATAGTATTAACAGCTCTAAAAAAATGGTTATTCAGGGGCGCGCATTGCCTTTCTTAAAAACTGATACTGTTCCGTTAGGAGTTATATTAACCGCAAAAGGAGAATACACTATTGCAATTGATCATGCTGACGGATTCTTTAATGACGGTCAGGATATTTTTTTACAGGATAAAACAACCGGAAAAACAACCAACCTGCGCCTTGCTAATTATACTTTTACATCAGAAGCGGGTTCATTTAACAGTCGTTTTGTACTTCGTTATACAGACAATACATTAGGAACTGATGATTTTGAAAATAATGCAGACGGAATATTTGTTGCAGTTAAAAACAAAACAATAAACATTTCTTCTTCTAATGAATTAATCAACGAAGTAACAGTTTACAATTTGTTAGGTCAGGAAGTTTTCAGCAAAAAGAAAATCAGCAGCAATGCACTGGAAATTTCAAATTTACAAACCGGAAATCAGGTTTTATTGGTAAAAACAGCTCTTGAAAACGGATCTGTATCTACTAAAAAAATAATAATGAATTAA
- a CDS encoding RNA polymerase sigma factor encodes MYMDNSDDQQDLFQEIICQLWKSYDSFRNESQFSTWMYRVAVNTAIVFLKKEKRKVDKYEIASENIKEDESDSYIKESQLDHFYKAVQKLDKIDKAIIFYQLEGFSHKEIGQNMGISEGNARVKLNRAKEKLKEIIKNQGYGF; translated from the coding sequence ATGTATATGGATAATTCTGATGATCAGCAGGATTTGTTTCAGGAAATTATATGTCAGCTTTGGAAATCGTATGATTCGTTTCGGAATGAAAGTCAGTTTTCAACCTGGATGTACAGAGTTGCAGTGAATACGGCAATTGTTTTTCTGAAGAAAGAAAAAAGAAAAGTAGACAAATATGAAATTGCTTCGGAGAATATTAAAGAAGACGAAAGCGATTCATATATAAAAGAAAGCCAGCTGGATCATTTTTATAAAGCAGTACAAAAACTGGATAAAATTGATAAGGCCATAATATTCTATCAGTTAGAAGGTTTTTCACATAAAGAAATCGGTCAAAATATGGGAATTTCAGAAGGAAACGCCAGAGTGAAATTAAACAGAGCCAAAGAAAAATTAAAAGAAATTATTAAAAATCAGGGATATGGATTTTAA
- a CDS encoding TraB/GumN family protein — MKKILKSSLLFFFLICTISVQSQSSKLENSLLWEVSGKGLKKSSYLYGTIHMICSKDYFLSEKTKKAFNNSDKLYLEINFTDPAEMSQMQQLAMGKEPLSKKLSPEQLVKLDSILKKSTGMSVQQIDNFSLLTVLSLISVKSFGCTDLKFYEMEFSGLAKERNIAVLGLETVKAQFEILENAYSNDEILKLLDESTSEETTDLVDAYKAENIEAMYALSTDLKVTSEKTKKQILDNRNLNWVKVMPEIMNQNSIFFAVGAGHLGGEYGVINLLRKEGYTVKPVMN, encoded by the coding sequence ATGAAAAAAATACTTAAATCTTCTTTATTATTTTTCTTTTTGATTTGTACTATTTCGGTACAGTCACAATCTTCAAAACTGGAAAATTCACTTCTTTGGGAAGTTTCAGGAAAGGGACTTAAAAAATCATCTTATTTATATGGAACAATTCATATGATTTGTTCTAAAGATTATTTTTTATCCGAAAAAACAAAAAAGGCATTTAATAATTCGGATAAATTATATTTAGAAATCAATTTTACAGATCCTGCAGAAATGAGTCAGATGCAACAATTGGCTATGGGAAAAGAACCACTTAGTAAAAAACTAAGTCCGGAACAATTAGTCAAATTAGATTCAATCTTGAAAAAAAGTACAGGAATGAGCGTACAACAAATAGATAATTTTAGTCTTTTGACGGTTTTAAGTTTGATTTCTGTGAAAAGTTTTGGTTGTACAGATTTGAAATTTTATGAAATGGAATTTTCAGGACTGGCAAAAGAAAGAAATATTGCTGTTTTGGGGCTTGAAACAGTTAAAGCACAATTTGAAATTCTTGAAAATGCCTATTCGAATGATGAAATTTTAAAGCTTCTGGATGAATCAACTTCTGAAGAAACAACCGATTTGGTAGATGCTTATAAAGCTGAAAATATTGAAGCAATGTATGCGTTATCAACCGATTTAAAAGTGACCAGCGAGAAAACTAAAAAACAAATTCTTGACAATAGAAATTTAAATTGGGTTAAAGTCATGCCTGAGATTATGAATCAAAACAGTATTTTCTTTGCTGTTGGTGCAGGACATTTAGGTGGAGAATATGGTGTAATTAACTTATTGAGAAAAGAAGGATATACTGTAAAACCTGTAATGAACTAA
- a CDS encoding GxxExxY protein, producing the protein MNDLLHKEISKSILKIFYDVYNQLGYGFLEKVYQNAMYFELKAQGYKVEPQKQIKVYFKNQLVGEFYADLLIENTIIVELKACEYLISSHIAQLVNYLKSTEIEIGLLLNFGETPEFKRVIYTNNRKSNLKNP; encoded by the coding sequence ATGAATGATTTATTGCATAAGGAAATATCAAAATCAATACTAAAAATTTTTTATGATGTTTATAATCAACTAGGATATGGATTTTTAGAAAAAGTATACCAAAATGCAATGTATTTTGAACTAAAAGCGCAAGGCTATAAAGTTGAGCCTCAAAAACAGATTAAAGTATACTTTAAAAATCAGTTGGTAGGAGAATTTTATGCTGATTTGTTAATTGAAAATACCATAATTGTGGAACTCAAAGCTTGTGAATATCTAATAAGTTCTCATATAGCCCAATTAGTAAATTATTTAAAGTCAACAGAAATTGAAATAGGATTATTATTAAATTTTGGTGAAACACCAGAATTTAAAAGAGTAATTTACACAAATAATAGAAAATCAAACTTGAAAAATCCGTAA
- a CDS encoding aminotransferase class I/II-fold pyridoxal phosphate-dependent enzyme, whose translation MKLPENLNQKLENYKQCNSFQKLPVFNNPVDFASDDYIGFSKSEIIFKHVHAYLVENEIFQNGATGSRLISGNHSLYQIAENFIADFHEVEAALIVNSDYDASVGFFEALAQENDVILYDELCHALIKDGIEMSKAKSFQFIHNDAEDLEQFILKFPNTNIYIVTESVFSLDGDSPNLEELIKLSEKYNCYLIVEESSALGVFGEKGEGLIQYLQLHNSVFARIISFGKGLGCYGSVILGSEELKEYLVNFSENLIQSTALSPHSVATIFTAYQQLKIENEAIKELRQNIVFFNQQKNLLGLKPMFVHSKSAIHSAIMPGCDTIKELAEELQNKGFDVQSIFSPLVPEGQERLRLCLHSYNSQEEISRILEFIRNFIFYYTDKTDLNRFLQIIV comes from the coding sequence ATGAAACTACCAGAAAATCTAAATCAGAAACTGGAGAATTACAAACAATGTAATTCTTTTCAAAAACTCCCGGTTTTTAATAATCCTGTTGATTTTGCTTCTGATGATTATATTGGTTTTTCGAAATCTGAAATTATTTTCAAGCATGTTCATGCTTATCTGGTAGAAAATGAAATCTTTCAAAATGGAGCAACGGGTTCGAGATTGATTTCAGGTAACCATTCTCTTTATCAAATTGCAGAAAACTTTATAGCCGATTTTCATGAGGTAGAAGCAGCTTTAATTGTAAATTCGGATTACGATGCCAGTGTTGGTTTTTTTGAAGCGCTAGCGCAGGAAAATGATGTTATTTTGTATGATGAATTATGTCATGCCCTGATTAAAGACGGAATTGAAATGTCAAAGGCAAAATCATTTCAATTTATTCATAATGATGCTGAAGATTTAGAACAATTTATTCTGAAATTCCCAAATACAAACATTTATATTGTTACAGAAAGCGTTTTTTCTCTTGACGGAGATAGTCCCAATCTGGAAGAATTAATTAAACTTTCAGAGAAATACAATTGTTATTTAATTGTTGAAGAATCCTCTGCATTAGGGGTTTTTGGTGAGAAAGGTGAAGGACTCATTCAGTATCTGCAATTGCATAATAGTGTTTTTGCCCGAATTATAAGTTTTGGAAAAGGTCTGGGATGTTATGGTTCGGTAATTTTAGGTTCGGAAGAACTGAAAGAATATCTTGTAAATTTCTCAGAAAACCTGATACAAAGCACGGCTTTGTCTCCACATTCTGTCGCGACTATTTTTACTGCTTATCAACAGTTGAAAATAGAAAATGAAGCCATCAAAGAACTTCGTCAAAACATTGTGTTTTTCAATCAGCAGAAGAACTTATTGGGCTTAAAACCAATGTTCGTTCACAGTAAATCGGCAATTCATTCTGCAATTATGCCTGGTTGTGATACTATAAAAGAATTGGCGGAAGAACTTCAGAATAAAGGTTTTGATGTGCAATCAATTTTTTCACCATTGGTTCCGGAAGGGCAGGAAAGATTGAGATTATGTCTTCATAGTTATAATTCTCAGGAAGAAATTAGCCGGATTCTTGAATTTATAAGAAATTTCATATTTTACTACACTGATAAAACTGATCTAAACAGGTTTTTACAGATAATTGTATGA
- a CDS encoding DUF2975 domain-containing protein, with product MKSTKYFASFLYFSLSFIVIVYALYFTIGISAIFFGNDGQYIYKIGDTTTIIGNKNSEGTLVPVTLTVQIPDSININKSYFGASGSDTYPAIKNQFLKENKKTKAINLYSVNSMKEEGSIMIDENGNYMNRKPSFFKFIKYEHFGNSQYLKIKTTNTWTNFVLMLRGYLNALFYILEMYFLALILKELAKEIYFSKIIAKYVSKLGYLLLFSQLIPVIYMFVDLKLFGLITISPQILASLQDTYFENISVSFNPTIDGNIYIILLGCVLVLLTKLMERGTTLEEESELTI from the coding sequence ATGAAATCAACCAAATACTTTGCTTCATTTTTATATTTTTCACTCTCTTTTATAGTAATCGTTTATGCTCTTTATTTTACTATTGGTATATCCGCCATTTTTTTTGGCAATGACGGACAATACATTTACAAAATTGGCGATACTACCACGATAATAGGAAATAAAAACTCCGAAGGAACTTTAGTACCTGTTACATTAACTGTACAAATTCCGGATTCTATCAATATAAATAAATCATATTTTGGCGCAAGCGGATCTGACACCTATCCGGCTATAAAAAATCAATTCTTGAAAGAAAACAAAAAAACAAAGGCGATAAACCTGTATAGTGTTAATTCTATGAAAGAAGAAGGATCTATCATGATTGATGAAAATGGAAACTACATGAATCGAAAACCAAGTTTTTTCAAATTTATTAAATATGAACATTTTGGAAATTCTCAATACTTAAAAATTAAAACTACGAACACCTGGACAAACTTTGTACTAATGTTAAGAGGATATCTTAATGCTCTTTTTTACATTTTGGAAATGTATTTTTTAGCACTAATTTTGAAAGAATTAGCCAAAGAAATTTATTTTTCGAAAATTATAGCTAAATACGTTTCCAAGCTGGGTTACTTATTACTTTTTTCACAATTAATCCCAGTTATATATATGTTTGTTGATTTAAAATTATTTGGACTTATAACAATAAGTCCTCAAATCTTAGCATCTTTACAAGATACTTATTTCGAAAACATATCTGTTTCATTTAATCCTACTATTGATGGAAACATTTACATCATTTTATTAGGCTGTGTATTAGTATTACTAACCAAATTGATGGAAAGAGGAACAACATTAGAAGAAGAAAGCGAATTAACAATATAA
- a CDS encoding helix-turn-helix domain-containing protein → MPIIVNLDVMLAKRKMRLNELAERIGITTANLSILKTGKAKAIRFSTLELICDVLECQPGDIMEYAKGEE, encoded by the coding sequence ATGCCAATCATTGTAAATCTCGATGTAATGCTCGCCAAAAGGAAAATGCGTTTGAACGAATTAGCAGAGCGAATTGGCATCACAACAGCAAACCTTTCAATTTTGAAAACCGGAAAAGCAAAGGCTATACGATTTTCAACTTTAGAACTTATTTGTGATGTCTTAGAATGTCAGCCAGGAGATATCATGGAATATGCAAAAGGAGAAGAATAG
- a CDS encoding NAD(P)-dependent oxidoreductase yields the protein MKNRSKIAVLGGGGRTGNYLVNQLLKEGFNLKLLLRNPEKFNISNPAIEIISGDALDFESIKELLKDCQAVLSTIGQRKDEPLVASQVTEYVLRVMSEYKIDRYVLLAGLNIDTPFDQKSPKTIMATNWMKSNFPLIQEDRQKAYQLLEESNVNWTQVRVPFIEFTDKSSEITVNLKDCLGDKISALDISKFIIKEMIESKYSKQSPFISEL from the coding sequence ATGAAAAATAGATCAAAAATTGCTGTTCTTGGCGGCGGCGGAAGAACTGGAAATTATCTTGTAAACCAGTTGTTAAAAGAAGGATTTAATTTAAAGCTTCTACTTAGAAATCCCGAAAAATTCAACATCTCAAATCCTGCTATTGAAATTATTTCTGGTGATGCTCTAGATTTTGAATCAATAAAAGAGTTACTCAAAGATTGTCAGGCAGTTTTAAGCACTATTGGTCAAAGGAAAGATGAGCCTTTGGTTGCAAGTCAGGTAACAGAATATGTTTTGAGAGTGATGAGTGAATACAAAATCGACCGTTATGTTTTGCTGGCCGGACTTAATATTGATACGCCATTCGATCAGAAAAGCCCAAAAACGATTATGGCCACAAATTGGATGAAGAGTAATTTTCCGCTAATTCAGGAAGATCGTCAAAAAGCATATCAACTTTTAGAAGAAAGCAATGTAAATTGGACACAAGTTCGTGTTCCTTTTATTGAGTTTACCGATAAAAGTTCTGAAATAACGGTAAATCTGAAAGATTGTTTAGGAGATAAAATTTCTGCTTTAGACATTTCAAAATTTATAATTAAAGAAATGATAGAATCTAAATACAGCAAACAATCGCCTTTTATTAGTGAACTGTAA
- a CDS encoding FoF1 ATP synthase subunit delta/epsilon, with protein MILEIVSPEAKLFSGEVTSVTLPGVDGSFQILNHHAPIVSILEKGTIKIAAPSFSFSKEAADQFTKVNDQTYTLEIKSGTIEMKNNKIIVLVD; from the coding sequence ATGATTTTAGAAATAGTATCACCAGAAGCTAAATTATTTTCAGGAGAAGTAACTTCAGTTACTTTACCTGGAGTTGACGGAAGCTTTCAGATTTTGAATCATCACGCGCCGATTGTTTCTATTTTAGAAAAAGGAACAATTAAAATTGCAGCTCCAAGCTTCAGTTTTTCTAAGGAAGCAGCGGATCAATTCACGAAAGTAAATGACCAAACCTATACTTTAGAGATTAAGTCAGGAACAATCGAGATGAAAAACAATAAAATTATTGTTTTAGTTGACTAA